One stretch of Bremerella cremea DNA includes these proteins:
- a CDS encoding zinc-dependent metalloprotease, which produces MKMPSFWRWSSAMCATALVALATASPVNADDMATDTTGETAAAAGPQVAATTGGSSSGGSSGGSSSGSSTAPHAAILKDFKKADGLVPTYHKGNRMFFELNNSHYNGEFIVLISIARGVGIEPLYGGMSWGFGDDWVWKFRKVDDRVHIIRKNVRFKATDGKPEARAVKHAYGDSVLFSLPIATKGPGGGDLVEVTPVFMSDLPMISDTLPGFGFSGTKSLFGEVKGFEKNLELQVEATYASSGRLQLDSVPDSRGLTLDIHYSISKIPSGGYTPRVADDRVGYFLTAVKDYSRPDDNQFVRYVNRWKLEKADPSAKMSEPKEPIIFYMENTIPYKYRKPIRDGILEWNKAFEKAGYIDAIRVRQQEDDADWDPEDVRYNTFRWITSDAGFAMGPSRVNPYTGQILDADIIFDADFLNYWKQAFENYNPQATEAMLGGPVDVHSIEEFLKKNPIKSPKHQCMLSGGMSQQFAFAAAAVLADVEKEKLKEKKKKKKEEAEAKEEKEGSEESAEEKKEDAEEGKEEEKGPSPEEIKQQREELLERMIMEGLKEVAMHEVGHTLGLRHNFVASKMYSLEEMAELPEGEPTLASVMDYAPPHIAAPGKKQGHFFTQSIGKYDVWAITYGYKPLSGGTDGEKKELAKIASRSTEHGLAFSTDEDTTSMSPDPDSNRFDFGKDALEFANNQAAVVKQAMDGLADRVVEDGEDYSRVRQAFNSLLNTHGQAMYFASRYIGGVHVNRSHKGQDNAPAPFEVVDVEKQREVMKLLSEQVFSDEPFQFSPELYNKLAPSHWNHWGTSYSVRGDFPIHDTIAQWQSTILSRLFSSITLERMHDAELKVAADQDAFTTAEMFESLTNAIFSELDSLEEGDYSNRNPAISSLRRNLQRDYLKRLSTLAMGNAYAPQDCQTIAYAQLIDLQEKLADALEQEVELDAYTKAHLLESSRRIEKVLDAELTLSRP; this is translated from the coding sequence ATGAAAATGCCTTCATTTTGGCGATGGTCGTCCGCGATGTGTGCGACGGCTTTGGTCGCATTGGCCACGGCAAGCCCTGTAAATGCCGATGATATGGCCACCGACACAACCGGGGAAACGGCTGCCGCAGCCGGCCCTCAAGTAGCCGCGACGACCGGAGGTTCCTCTTCCGGAGGTTCCAGCGGTGGATCTTCCAGTGGCTCGTCAACGGCGCCTCATGCTGCCATCTTGAAGGACTTTAAGAAGGCCGACGGCTTGGTTCCCACCTACCACAAAGGGAACCGAATGTTCTTCGAGCTCAACAATTCGCATTACAACGGCGAATTCATTGTGTTGATCTCGATTGCCCGTGGTGTCGGCATCGAGCCCTTGTACGGTGGTATGTCGTGGGGCTTTGGGGATGACTGGGTTTGGAAGTTCCGCAAGGTTGACGATCGCGTCCATATCATTCGTAAGAATGTCCGCTTCAAGGCCACCGACGGCAAACCAGAAGCCCGTGCGGTGAAGCATGCCTACGGCGACAGCGTGTTGTTCAGCTTGCCGATTGCCACCAAGGGACCAGGCGGCGGCGATCTCGTCGAAGTGACGCCGGTCTTCATGAGCGACTTGCCGATGATCAGCGATACGCTGCCAGGCTTTGGTTTCTCGGGCACCAAATCGCTCTTTGGCGAGGTGAAAGGTTTCGAGAAGAACCTGGAACTTCAAGTCGAAGCTACCTACGCTTCGAGCGGGCGACTACAGCTTGACTCGGTGCCTGACTCGCGTGGCTTGACGCTTGATATTCACTATTCGATTAGCAAGATCCCTTCCGGCGGCTACACGCCACGTGTCGCGGACGATCGCGTTGGTTACTTCTTAACCGCCGTCAAAGACTACTCGCGTCCGGACGACAACCAGTTTGTCCGCTACGTGAATCGTTGGAAGCTGGAAAAGGCCGACCCGTCTGCCAAGATGTCGGAGCCTAAAGAACCGATTATTTTCTACATGGAAAACACGATTCCCTATAAGTACCGCAAGCCAATCCGCGATGGCATTTTGGAATGGAACAAGGCCTTCGAAAAGGCTGGTTACATCGATGCCATTCGTGTTCGTCAACAAGAAGACGATGCCGACTGGGATCCAGAAGACGTCCGCTACAACACGTTCCGTTGGATTACGTCTGACGCTGGTTTCGCCATGGGGCCTTCTCGTGTGAATCCTTATACCGGTCAGATTCTCGACGCCGACATCATCTTCGACGCCGACTTCTTGAACTACTGGAAGCAAGCATTCGAGAACTACAATCCGCAAGCCACCGAAGCGATGCTGGGCGGTCCGGTCGATGTGCATAGCATCGAAGAGTTCCTGAAGAAGAATCCGATTAAATCGCCGAAGCATCAGTGCATGCTCTCGGGCGGTATGTCGCAGCAATTCGCTTTTGCCGCTGCCGCTGTGTTGGCAGATGTCGAAAAGGAAAAGCTGAAGGAGAAGAAGAAAAAGAAGAAGGAAGAAGCCGAGGCTAAGGAAGAAAAAGAAGGCTCGGAAGAATCTGCCGAAGAGAAGAAAGAAGACGCTGAGGAAGGGAAAGAAGAAGAAAAAGGCCCTTCGCCTGAAGAGATCAAGCAACAGCGGGAAGAACTGCTGGAACGCATGATCATGGAAGGTTTGAAGGAAGTGGCCATGCACGAAGTTGGGCATACGTTGGGCCTGCGTCACAACTTTGTGGCCAGCAAGATGTACAGCCTGGAAGAAATGGCCGAACTCCCTGAAGGGGAACCGACTTTGGCCAGTGTGATGGACTACGCTCCGCCGCACATCGCTGCCCCTGGTAAAAAGCAAGGTCATTTCTTCACCCAATCCATCGGCAAGTACGATGTCTGGGCGATTACTTACGGTTACAAACCGCTTAGCGGGGGAACCGATGGCGAAAAGAAAGAACTCGCCAAGATCGCTTCGCGCAGTACCGAACATGGTTTGGCGTTTAGCACAGACGAAGACACCACCAGCATGTCGCCTGATCCCGATTCCAACCGGTTCGACTTCGGTAAAGATGCCTTGGAGTTTGCCAATAACCAAGCCGCCGTCGTCAAACAGGCCATGGATGGTTTGGCCGATCGTGTTGTCGAAGACGGGGAAGATTACTCCCGCGTTCGTCAGGCATTTAACTCGCTGCTCAATACGCACGGTCAGGCAATGTACTTCGCTTCACGCTACATCGGTGGTGTTCACGTGAATCGTAGCCACAAAGGGCAAGACAATGCCCCGGCTCCTTTCGAGGTGGTCGATGTGGAAAAACAGCGTGAAGTGATGAAACTGCTCAGCGAGCAGGTCTTCAGCGACGAACCGTTCCAGTTCTCGCCAGAGCTTTATAACAAGTTGGCTCCTTCCCACTGGAACCATTGGGGAACGAGCTACAGCGTGCGTGGTGATTTCCCGATCCACGATACCATCGCCCAGTGGCAAAGTACCATCCTGTCGCGTTTGTTCTCTTCAATCACGCTCGAGCGGATGCACGATGCTGAATTGAAGGTGGCAGCCGATCAAGATGCGTTTACCACAGCGGAAATGTTCGAGTCCCTTACCAACGCTATTTTCAGCGAACTCGATTCGTTGGAAGAAGGTGACTACAGCAATCGCAACCCCGCGATTAGCAGCCTTCGCCGCAACTTGCAGCGAGACTACCTGAAGCGGCTTTCGACGCTGGCCATGGGCAACGCTTACGCCCCGCAAGATTGCCAGACGATCGCCTATGCTCAGTTGATCGATTTGCAAGAGAAGCTGGCAGATGCTTTAGAGCAGGAAGTCGAACTCGACGCCTACACCAAGGCTCACCTCCTGGAAAGCTCGCGACGCATTGAGAAGGTCCTCGATGCCGAATTAACGTTGTCGCGTCCGTAA
- the rsmH gene encoding 16S rRNA (cytosine(1402)-N(4))-methyltransferase RsmH produces the protein MAPPTIHVPVLPAEVLHWLDPQPGKLLVDGTLGGGGHTRMMAERVGEEGCVISVDRDVIALERAEQTLAGLPVKIAHANFVEIPKILDSLGIDKVDGILLDLGLSSDQLADDERGFSFDSEGPLDLRFDARDKKTAADLVNHLQEKDLADLIYQNGEERLSRRIARKICLVRKETPFLTAKQLADVICSCYPHSAGSGRGRIHPATRTFQALRIAVNRELSSLETALDNLPDRLKPGGRLAIISFHSLEDRPVKQAFLDDPRLNRLTKKPVIAGDEEIAINPRSRTAKLRVAERVA, from the coding sequence ATGGCTCCTCCGACCATTCACGTTCCCGTTCTGCCTGCCGAGGTACTTCATTGGCTCGATCCTCAGCCAGGCAAACTACTCGTTGACGGCACCTTAGGTGGCGGCGGACATACCCGCATGATGGCCGAACGCGTTGGTGAAGAAGGGTGCGTCATCTCGGTAGATCGCGATGTCATCGCCCTGGAGCGAGCCGAACAAACGCTGGCGGGCTTGCCTGTGAAGATCGCCCATGCCAACTTCGTTGAAATTCCTAAAATTCTTGATTCGCTAGGAATTGATAAGGTTGACGGAATTTTGCTCGACCTCGGTCTTTCCAGCGATCAGTTGGCCGACGACGAACGTGGTTTCAGCTTCGATTCGGAAGGCCCGCTCGATTTGCGTTTTGATGCCCGCGACAAAAAAACGGCCGCCGATCTGGTCAATCATCTGCAGGAAAAAGACCTGGCCGATCTGATCTATCAAAACGGCGAGGAACGTCTCAGTCGCCGGATCGCCAGAAAGATATGCCTCGTGCGAAAGGAAACCCCTTTCCTCACAGCGAAGCAGTTAGCCGATGTGATTTGCAGTTGTTACCCTCATTCCGCTGGCAGTGGCCGGGGACGGATCCACCCGGCAACCCGCACATTTCAAGCGCTGCGGATCGCGGTGAACCGCGAACTTTCGTCACTGGAAACGGCGCTCGACAACCTGCCCGATCGTCTCAAACCAGGCGGACGACTGGCCATCATCAGCTTTCACTCGCTGGAAGATCGCCCCGTAAAACAAGCTTTTCTAGACGACCCACGTTTAAACCGGCTGACGAAAAAACCGGTGATCGCCGGCGACGAAGAAATCGCCATCAACCCCCGTAGTCGAACTGCCAAGCTGCGAGTTGCTGAGCGTGTTGCTTAG
- a CDS encoding DUF1559 domain-containing protein: MPKLRKPGFTLVELLVVIAIIGVLIALLLPAVQQAREAARRMTCSNHQKQLGLSMHNYHDTHKVFPPGSFAAGLNQSMSTPPHSMSWMPTLLPFMEQGNLYDQLYPYMLTRNSSGFPSNLFNTKIETLMCPSDPNRGQTGEIHGTGDPPPDYNDGFHGNYLLCNGREEITTTTDNDATGMFYYQSRTDFSSVRDGTANTVMAAEILLVKSNVANKRDWRGRYYRSDHLSSIFSTQYAPNTTVTDRMRTCQGSPDNPTYAPCVWDTNTQVIYSRSNHPGGAMATLMDASVQFVPETINVDIWRGYGTREGGEVVTGL; encoded by the coding sequence ATGCCCAAGTTAAGGAAGCCAGGGTTCACTCTCGTTGAACTTCTGGTCGTAATTGCCATTATCGGGGTATTAATCGCCCTCCTGTTGCCAGCTGTGCAGCAGGCCCGTGAAGCTGCGCGGCGTATGACCTGTTCCAACCATCAAAAGCAGTTGGGACTATCGATGCACAACTATCACGACACGCACAAAGTTTTTCCGCCTGGCAGCTTCGCCGCTGGGTTGAATCAAAGCATGTCGACACCACCTCATTCGATGTCGTGGATGCCGACGCTTTTACCTTTCATGGAACAAGGCAATCTGTACGATCAACTTTACCCGTACATGTTGACACGAAATTCGAGTGGTTTCCCGAGCAACTTGTTCAACACCAAGATTGAAACGTTGATGTGTCCTTCGGATCCCAACCGAGGCCAAACAGGCGAAATTCATGGTACCGGAGATCCTCCGCCGGATTACAACGACGGTTTCCATGGCAACTACTTGCTCTGCAACGGGCGAGAAGAAATCACCACCACGACCGATAACGACGCGACCGGCATGTTCTATTACCAGTCCCGAACCGACTTTTCTTCGGTCCGTGATGGTACCGCCAACACGGTCATGGCGGCCGAAATCTTGCTGGTGAAATCGAATGTGGCCAACAAGCGTGACTGGCGTGGCCGTTACTATCGCTCGGATCACTTGAGCAGTATTTTCAGCACCCAGTATGCCCCGAACACGACCGTGACCGACCGGATGCGTACCTGCCAGGGTTCGCCTGATAACCCGACGTACGCTCCTTGCGTTTGGGATACCAACACGCAGGTGATTTACTCGCGTAGTAATCATCCGGGCGGTGCTATGGCAACCTTGATGGACGCCAGTGTGCAGTTCGTGCCTGAGACGATCAACGTCGATATTTGGCGTGGATATGGTACCCGAGAAGGTGGCGAAGTAGTCACAGGTTTGTAA
- a CDS encoding DUF1802 family protein, protein MTLRLALKEWNVVCEAIGQGRQIVLARKGGISEPEGEFELPKNQFWLYPTFFHEAAAKLNQQGIELLDAHPEFNQPPASSHALLSLVCEVVASVYLQDERQLVALAPEQILNEEALSLRFHYRQPGLHALVIRAYVASTPATLRPTEAMAGCKSWVELEAPLPTGSLQPVISDDEFERRKNLLLSSLEA, encoded by the coding sequence ATGACACTACGACTAGCCTTAAAAGAATGGAACGTCGTGTGTGAAGCGATTGGCCAAGGCCGGCAGATTGTTTTAGCACGCAAAGGTGGCATTTCCGAACCGGAAGGTGAATTCGAGCTACCAAAGAACCAATTCTGGCTTTATCCAACCTTCTTTCACGAGGCCGCTGCCAAGCTCAATCAGCAAGGAATCGAACTGCTGGATGCCCATCCTGAATTCAACCAGCCGCCTGCTTCAAGCCATGCTTTGTTGTCCTTGGTGTGCGAAGTTGTCGCAAGCGTCTATTTGCAAGACGAACGCCAATTGGTCGCACTTGCCCCAGAACAAATTTTGAACGAAGAAGCGTTGTCACTGCGATTTCATTATCGCCAGCCAGGTCTGCATGCGCTGGTGATTCGAGCTTACGTTGCCAGCACACCAGCTACGCTTAGGCCCACCGAAGCGATGGCGGGCTGTAAAAGCTGGGTCGAGCTTGAGGCCCCGCTGCCAACCGGTAGCTTGCAGCCGGTAATTTCTGACGACGAATTCGAACGCCGAAAAAATTTGTTACTTTCCTCGCTCGAGGCGTGA
- a CDS encoding DUF1501 domain-containing protein: MLQRDVAAADNLGLLGSPHASPQVKSVIFLYMDGGPSQVDTFDPKPLLNKYDGQPFPAETEPTQFNNLGGTLASPWKFKQYGESGIPVSDLFPHVAKHVDDLAVIRSMTSNFSEHTNANYFLHTGSGLQGRPSMGAWTTYGLGSENDNLPGFVVLNGGLIPPGGLDNFNSGFLPAAFQGSIFAASETPVANIKSLDKSPAAQRSKLNLLDKLDQLTLDKVGRNDQIESAIANYELAFRMQSAVPDLMDLSDETPGTLEEYGLNHSFEHTQTFGRLCLISRRLVERGVRFVELTVPNVGHDRWDQHSNLKDGHEKNCLAVDQPIAALLADLKRRGMLDSTLVVWGGEFGRTPFAQGKDGRDHNPFGFSMWLAGGGVKGGSVYGQTDEFGYKVIENRVEIHDLHATILHLLGVDHKRLTFRFSGRDMRLTDVHGHILHDILA, from the coding sequence ATGCTGCAACGCGACGTCGCCGCTGCCGACAATTTGGGGCTGCTCGGTTCGCCCCATGCCAGCCCCCAAGTCAAAAGCGTTATCTTTCTGTACATGGACGGTGGTCCGTCGCAGGTCGACACCTTTGACCCTAAGCCCCTTTTGAACAAGTACGATGGCCAGCCCTTCCCAGCAGAAACGGAGCCCACCCAGTTCAACAATCTGGGTGGCACGCTGGCCAGTCCGTGGAAGTTCAAACAGTACGGCGAAAGTGGAATACCGGTTAGTGACCTCTTTCCCCACGTGGCCAAGCACGTCGACGATCTGGCTGTGATTCGTTCGATGACCTCCAATTTCTCGGAGCATACAAACGCCAACTACTTCCTGCATACCGGCAGCGGCTTGCAAGGAAGGCCGAGCATGGGTGCTTGGACCACCTACGGATTGGGCAGCGAAAACGACAACCTGCCTGGCTTCGTCGTGCTGAACGGCGGCCTGATTCCGCCAGGCGGCCTCGACAACTTCAACAGCGGCTTCCTGCCGGCCGCCTTCCAAGGTTCGATCTTCGCCGCCAGCGAAACGCCGGTGGCCAATATCAAGTCGCTTGATAAGAGCCCCGCTGCCCAGCGGAGCAAGTTGAACCTGCTCGATAAGCTCGACCAGCTCACGCTCGACAAGGTGGGCCGCAACGATCAAATCGAATCGGCGATTGCCAATTACGAACTTGCCTTTCGCATGCAATCGGCCGTGCCAGACTTAATGGACCTTAGCGACGAAACACCAGGCACACTCGAGGAATACGGCTTGAACCATTCCTTCGAGCATACGCAGACCTTTGGCCGCTTATGCCTGATCTCGCGGCGACTGGTCGAGCGGGGCGTACGGTTCGTCGAGCTAACGGTGCCGAATGTTGGGCACGATCGCTGGGACCAGCATAGCAACTTGAAAGACGGGCACGAAAAGAACTGCCTGGCCGTCGATCAGCCGATCGCCGCGCTATTGGCCGACTTGAAACGTCGCGGCATGCTCGATTCGACCTTAGTGGTTTGGGGAGGCGAATTCGGGCGAACGCCGTTCGCCCAGGGTAAAGATGGACGCGATCATAATCCGTTCGGCTTCAGCATGTGGTTGGCCGGCGGCGGCGTAAAGGGAGGCAGCGTCTACGGTCAGACGGACGAGTTCGGGTACAAGGTGATCGAGAACCGAGTCGAGATCCACGACCTGCACGCCACCATCCTGCACTTGCTGGGCGTCGACCACAAACGCCTCACGTTCCGCTTTAGTGGCCGCGACATGCGATTGACCGACGTCCACGGCCACATCCTGCACGACATCCTGGCCTAG
- a CDS encoding PSD1 and planctomycete cytochrome C domain-containing protein encodes MPMVLFHARPYLALVAVASLLATWTSTALAENSSSDRPQFTDSQLEFFEKHVRPILVQRCYECHGPEAEAPGGGLYLTSRSAILEGGDSGPSVVPGKADESQLIEAIHYDGIYQMPPKSRMPDVEIAKLEQWVNSGAAWPIEDEANTPKKQVFDLAQRQSEHWAWQPVRRPEIPSVQEEAWAKDPLDYFILAKLEAASLTPNQPAERTTLLRRVYFDLIGLPPTPQQVEAFLQDDSPDALAKVVDQLLASPRFGEHWGRHWLDLVRYAESRGHEFDYDIPNAFEYRDYVIRALNQDVPYNKLVIEHIAGDLVEQPRMNADQGFNEAVLGTGFWHMGDWVHSPVDIRKDEADRFDNMLDVMNKAFLGLTVTCARCHDHKFDAISQADYYAQMGFLQSSSYRQVRFETQDHNAKIAAALAKLEEETNAQAASLLSTQFDEATSTIEADLAAGKSEWSELLAEAQADPQHPLYWWSRYLAATPESRTAEVATAQARVSAEQEAIANANVQIVNDFARLPQEEWRTDGFVFGATPRQAGQIEWSAAKPSVRRESAAVFDLRWAPLKLQEGVQDDFGRIHNWNRAGRTLKSNSFPLQDGRVHYLVQGAGRAFAVVDSHRLVNGPLHGVVTMEWNVPVEEGPRWITHNLRDYRGHATHIEFSPIDDKPMEVLLVVEGDKAPPTLSAEAEVAAAFVQAIAGKTDQPASETLVDAMHTALATSNDPRLKDWLLKHWETIVPGQKAPLEDLANTYQQKSQELLSQVRWQSRTAPGMWDNSAEQEHLLIRGNVRNPSEPVERRLLTVLEKSPTQFDPHGSGRLQLAHQMMAPDNPFASRVAVNRIWHYLMGRGIVRTVDNFGVLGEEPTHPELLDYLASEFVDNGWSLKQMIRRVVLSQTYQMSSVQIDPAETADPKNDLFHRAQVKRLGGEAIRDSLLMVGGNLDETMYGPSVKIYLTSFMQGRGRPGASGPLDGAGRRSVYLEIRRNFLSPMMLAFDTPQPITTIGRRNQSNVPAQSLILLNDPFVLKQCELWAQRAIAETPDDAQLRFQRMVEQAFSRQPTDAERALADEFLTSHMQTLQIDPQQRLVSVELWRDLAHVLVNAKPFIFVR; translated from the coding sequence ATGCCCATGGTTCTCTTCCATGCCCGTCCTTATCTTGCGCTGGTTGCCGTCGCGTCTCTTTTGGCTACGTGGACTAGCACTGCGTTGGCGGAAAACAGTTCCTCAGATCGTCCGCAGTTTACGGACAGCCAACTCGAGTTCTTCGAGAAGCACGTTCGTCCTATTTTGGTTCAGCGCTGCTATGAGTGTCATGGACCTGAAGCAGAGGCCCCCGGGGGCGGACTCTATTTGACCTCACGTTCCGCGATCTTGGAAGGTGGCGATAGTGGCCCGTCGGTGGTTCCTGGCAAGGCGGACGAAAGCCAATTGATCGAAGCCATCCACTACGACGGCATCTACCAGATGCCCCCCAAGTCACGCATGCCTGACGTCGAGATCGCCAAGCTCGAACAATGGGTCAACAGCGGCGCGGCCTGGCCGATTGAAGACGAGGCAAACACACCCAAGAAGCAAGTCTTCGATCTTGCCCAACGCCAGTCCGAACATTGGGCCTGGCAGCCGGTGCGCCGCCCAGAGATTCCCTCGGTTCAAGAAGAAGCATGGGCCAAAGATCCGCTCGATTATTTCATTCTCGCCAAACTAGAAGCGGCTAGTCTCACGCCGAATCAGCCCGCCGAACGGACTACGCTGCTGCGTCGTGTCTACTTCGATCTCATCGGGCTCCCCCCGACACCGCAGCAAGTCGAAGCTTTCTTGCAGGACGATTCCCCCGACGCGTTGGCCAAAGTGGTCGATCAACTGTTGGCTTCGCCCCGCTTTGGCGAGCATTGGGGACGCCACTGGTTGGACCTGGTCCGCTACGCCGAATCGCGCGGGCACGAATTCGATTACGACATTCCCAACGCCTTCGAATACCGCGACTACGTCATTCGGGCCCTCAATCAAGACGTGCCCTACAACAAGCTGGTGATCGAACACATCGCGGGCGATCTGGTCGAACAGCCACGCATGAACGCCGATCAAGGCTTCAACGAAGCAGTCCTCGGTACCGGCTTCTGGCACATGGGAGATTGGGTTCACTCGCCGGTTGATATCCGCAAGGACGAAGCGGATCGTTTCGACAACATGCTCGACGTGATGAACAAGGCGTTCCTTGGGCTGACGGTGACCTGTGCTCGCTGCCACGATCATAAGTTCGACGCGATCTCTCAGGCCGACTACTACGCTCAGATGGGCTTCCTGCAAAGCTCGTCCTACCGCCAAGTCCGCTTTGAAACCCAAGACCACAACGCCAAGATCGCCGCAGCGTTGGCGAAGCTCGAAGAGGAAACCAATGCTCAAGCGGCCAGCTTGCTGAGTACCCAATTCGACGAAGCTACTTCTACGATCGAGGCCGATCTGGCTGCTGGAAAGTCAGAATGGTCTGAACTGCTGGCCGAAGCTCAAGCAGATCCGCAGCACCCGCTGTACTGGTGGAGTCGCTACCTGGCCGCCACCCCGGAAAGCCGAACCGCTGAAGTCGCCACCGCTCAGGCCCGCGTTTCTGCCGAACAAGAAGCGATTGCCAATGCCAACGTGCAGATCGTCAACGACTTCGCTCGACTGCCCCAAGAGGAGTGGCGTACCGACGGGTTTGTCTTTGGGGCAACCCCCCGGCAAGCCGGGCAAATCGAATGGAGTGCGGCCAAACCAAGCGTGCGGCGTGAATCGGCCGCTGTGTTCGATCTCCGTTGGGCTCCCCTTAAGCTGCAAGAGGGTGTGCAAGACGATTTCGGTCGGATTCATAACTGGAACCGCGCCGGTCGCACGCTCAAGTCAAATTCGTTCCCGCTGCAAGATGGCCGCGTACATTACTTGGTGCAGGGGGCTGGGCGGGCCTTTGCGGTCGTTGATTCGCATCGCCTGGTCAACGGCCCACTGCATGGCGTGGTTACCATGGAGTGGAACGTGCCCGTAGAAGAAGGCCCACGCTGGATCACGCACAATCTGCGCGACTATCGCGGCCACGCCACGCACATCGAGTTCTCGCCGATCGACGACAAGCCAATGGAAGTTCTGCTGGTTGTCGAAGGAGATAAGGCCCCGCCGACGCTTTCTGCAGAAGCCGAAGTTGCCGCTGCGTTCGTACAGGCAATCGCAGGAAAAACAGATCAGCCCGCCAGCGAAACGTTGGTCGACGCGATGCACACCGCCCTGGCAACCAGCAACGATCCACGCCTGAAAGATTGGCTTCTCAAGCACTGGGAAACGATCGTTCCTGGTCAGAAAGCACCACTCGAAGACCTGGCCAACACGTACCAGCAGAAGTCGCAAGAGCTACTTAGCCAAGTTCGCTGGCAATCGCGGACGGCGCCTGGCATGTGGGATAATTCGGCCGAGCAAGAACACTTGTTAATTCGAGGCAATGTCCGCAACCCGTCAGAACCGGTCGAGCGGCGGCTGCTGACGGTGCTAGAAAAATCTCCCACGCAGTTCGACCCTCACGGTAGCGGGCGTTTGCAGCTTGCCCACCAGATGATGGCCCCTGACAACCCCTTCGCGTCACGCGTCGCGGTGAATCGGATCTGGCATTATTTAATGGGGCGGGGCATCGTACGCACGGTCGATAACTTTGGCGTGCTCGGAGAAGAACCAACCCATCCGGAACTGCTCGATTACCTGGCCAGCGAATTCGTGGACAACGGTTGGTCGCTCAAGCAAATGATTCGTCGCGTGGTCCTTTCGCAGACCTATCAAATGTCGTCCGTCCAGATCGACCCGGCGGAAACAGCCGATCCGAAGAACGACTTGTTCCATCGCGCCCAGGTCAAACGGCTTGGTGGCGAAGCAATTCGCGATAGCTTACTGATGGTCGGTGGAAACTTGGATGAAACGATGTACGGACCTAGCGTTAAGATTTACCTTACCTCGTTCATGCAGGGGCGTGGCCGACCAGGGGCAAGTGGCCCGCTCGACGGGGCAGGGCGGCGAAGCGTTTACCTGGAAATTCGCCGCAACTTCCTCTCGCCCATGATGCTGGCCTTCGACACGCCGCAGCCGATCACCACCATCGGCAGACGCAATCAATCGAACGTGCCAGCCCAGTCGTTGATTTTGCTGAACGATCCGTTTGTGCTGAAGCAATGCGAGCTTTGGGCGCAGCGAGCGATTGCCGAAACGCCGGACGATGCCCAACTTCGCTTCCAACGCATGGTCGAGCAGGCCTTTTCTCGCCAGCCGACCGATGCCGAGCGTGCGCTGGCCGACGAATTCCTCACTTCGCACATGCAGACCTTGCAGATCGATCCGCAGCAGCGACTGGTCTCGGTCGAGTTATGGCGTGACCTGGCCCACGTGTTGGTCAACGCGAAACCGTTCATTTTCGTACGATAG
- a CDS encoding DUF1559 domain-containing protein: MSTKLASVFIAIVVALFVGIAVLGSSLLLQWREMARSVGCGNQLKQIGLALHNYHDTFGMVPPAQLIGHSWRVRLMPFIESSPYYSNYRFEEPWNSDWNLQLESRPLESWKMQEPIICSHNLYWQCPGERKDKSVSHTAYLMLVGPHAFGRKEEGIRWQEITDDPATTIAVAETASRSIHWLQPKDLDVETMSFQINDPKKPSISSHHPYGPHVLFFDGTVTQLSPDLPPEVLKAMITIDGGEKIVRDENAPGGYRLADSAEPSQ; the protein is encoded by the coding sequence GTGTCCACGAAGTTGGCTTCCGTTTTTATCGCGATTGTCGTCGCGCTGTTTGTCGGCATCGCGGTGCTCGGTAGCAGCTTGCTCCTGCAGTGGCGGGAAATGGCTCGCAGCGTGGGGTGTGGCAACCAGTTGAAACAAATCGGGCTGGCCCTGCATAATTACCACGATACCTTTGGCATGGTTCCACCGGCTCAGCTGATCGGGCATAGCTGGCGAGTACGGCTGATGCCGTTCATCGAGTCATCTCCCTACTATTCAAATTACCGATTTGAAGAACCATGGAATAGTGATTGGAATCTACAACTCGAATCGCGTCCTCTCGAATCGTGGAAAATGCAAGAGCCAATCATCTGCTCCCACAATCTGTATTGGCAGTGTCCCGGTGAACGCAAAGATAAATCTGTGAGTCATACAGCGTACCTCATGCTCGTCGGGCCTCATGCGTTCGGGCGGAAAGAAGAAGGGATTCGCTGGCAAGAGATCACAGATGATCCCGCCACTACCATCGCGGTCGCAGAAACGGCATCACGCAGCATTCATTGGCTCCAGCCGAAAGATCTTGATGTCGAAACGATGTCGTTTCAGATCAACGATCCCAAGAAACCCTCAATCTCAAGCCACCATCCCTACGGCCCGCATGTCTTGTTCTTTGATGGAACCGTCACCCAACTTTCGCCTGACCTTCCGCCGGAAGTATTGAAAGCGATGATCACGATCGACGGCGGCGAGAAAATCGTTCGGGACGAAAACGCCCCTGGCGGTTATCGCTTGGCGGACTCGGCCGAACCGAGCCAATAG